The Natrinema sp. SYSU A 869 DNA segment TACAAGACGGATGGAAACGGAAACACCCTCTCGAGCACAAAGCGACGACAACTGAATCGACTGCGTCGCGAACAGTCCCGTGCACAGTGGCAATCGAAAGCAGACCGGAACCTCGCCTATGGACTCAGTGAAGTGCGGCGGATCGTCGCGAGTCTCGGTCTCGCATCGAGTATCCATGATCAGGCGTGTGCGCTCTTCCGACGTGCCCAATCCGAACAACTCTGCCGGGGGCGCTCGCTTGAGGCGGTGGCCGCAGCTAGCGTCTACGCAACGTCTCGATGTAACGGACTCGGGCGATCACGAACAGAGGTCGCAGCCAGTGCACGCTGTGACCAGGAGAGACTCACTACCGCCTACAACGCGATGAACGTCGAACTCGAGTTACCGACACAGCCGATTGCAGCAACAGATCGTATTCCGAGGCTTGCGACAGAACTTGAGGTCCCAGATCATGTTCGTCGACTAGCGCTCGAGCTCGCACAGAGAGCGAGGGAAACTGGGCTCACGATCGGCTGCCGGCCGAGTGGTGTCGCAGCGGGTTGTCTCTATCTCGCTACCCAGCGAGTCGGATTGTGCCTTTCTCAGCAGCGAATCGCCGATATCGCAGGGATATCACCGAACACGCTCCGCAGTCGTCGAGACGAGTTACTCGAGATCGAAGCCTAAGCTGGTAGCAGAGAACCAGATAAGGCACTTGTAGCGGAGCCGCTCGAACGCTGACTCGAGTTCGTTTTTTCTCCCCTGAGGGGTGAGGGGCGTTCCAAAGTTGAGCGTCCGTCATCAAGAACAATGACTACGAACGACTGTTCGCCGGTGTCCTTCAATGACTCGGACACCAGACGTGACGAGATGCACAGT contains these protein-coding regions:
- a CDS encoding transcription initiation factor IIB family protein — translated: MATRDIYTTTIDEGVQTATTNCPDCGGSVRTTDRETICEDCGRILEDTHLDRGPDWGRHDEQGSKRRTGAPLTPTRHDRGLSTEIGYKTDGNGNTLSSTKRRQLNRLRREQSRAQWQSKADRNLAYGLSEVRRIVASLGLASSIHDQACALFRRAQSEQLCRGRSLEAVAAASVYATSRCNGLGRSRTEVAASARCDQERLTTAYNAMNVELELPTQPIAATDRIPRLATELEVPDHVRRLALELAQRARETGLTIGCRPSGVAAGCLYLATQRVGLCLSQQRIADIAGISPNTLRSRRDELLEIEA